The genomic stretch CCAGCCGCCTTTCCACAACACGGTTAGCGCGCCGTAGAGCAGGCCGCAGGAAATGCCCGTATACAGCACATACCAAATCATCGTTTGCCGCCGCGGCAAAGTTTGCCGATTCCCCACTGCCCGCTCCTTGATTTCACCAAAGGCACACAGGCTACCTGAAAGCGCCACATACGTAAACCGGGCATTTTCAGGTAGCCTTATCGTGAAGCTAGACAATCTGTGCCGGCTGGCACACAATCCCAGCCTTCAACCATCTTGCCAAACAAAGGAGCACCATGAACCACACCAACGCCACCATTCTGCAAACCCTGCCCGTTGGCCAAAAAGTCGGCATAGCCTTTTCCGGCGGGCTCGACACCTCCGCCGCCCTCCTGTGGATGAAACTCAAAGGCGCGCTGCCTTACGCCTACACCGCCAACCTCGGCCAGCCCGACGAAGACGACTACAACGCCATTCCCCAAAAAGCCATGGAATACGGCGCGCAAAACGCCCGCTTAATCGACTGCCGCGCCCAGCTCGCGCACGAAGGCATCGCCGCCATCCAATGCGGCGCGTTCCATGTGTCCACCGGCGGCGTGCCCTATTTCAACACCACCCCGCTCGGCCGCGCCGTAACCGGCACCATGCTCGTTTCCGCCATGAAAGAAGACGACGTAAATATCTGGGGCGACGGCAGCACCTACAAAGGCAACGACATCGAACGCTTCTACCGCTACGGCCTGCTCACCAATCCCGCACTGAAAATCTACAAACCCTGGCTCGACCAGCAATTTATCGACGAGCTCGGCGGCCGCCACGAAATGAGCGAATTTCTGATTGCCAACGGCTTCCAATACAAAATGTCGGTTGAGAAAGCCTATTCCACCGACTCCAATATGCTCGGCGCGACGCATGAAGCCAAAGATTTGGAATTCCTCAACAGCGGCATCAAAATCGTCAAACCCATCATGGGAGTTGCCTTCTGGGACGAAAGCGTCGAAGTCAAACCCGAAGAAGTCAGCGTGCGCTTTGAAGAAGGCGTGCCGGTAGCCTTGAACGGCCAAACCTTTGCCGACGCGGTGGAACTCTTCCTCGAAGCCAACCGCATCGGCGGCCGCCACGGCCTCGGCATGAGCGACCAAATCGAAAACCGCATCATCGAAGCCAAATCGCGCGGCATCTACGAAGCCCCGGGCATGGCGCTGCTGCACATTGCCTACGAGCGCCTGCTCACCGGCATCCACAACGAAGACACCATCGAGCAATACCGCATCAACGGCCTGCGCCTCGGCCGCCTGCTCTATCAAGGCCGCTGGTTCGACAGCCAAGCCCTGATGCTGCGCGAAACCGCCCAACGCTGGGTGGCCAAAGCCATCACCGGCGAAGTAACGCTCGAATTGCGCCGCGGCAACGACTATTCGATTCTGAACACCGAATCGCCCAATCTCACCTACGCGCCCGAACGCCTGAGCATGGAAAAGGTGGAAAACGCCGCCTTCACCCCGCTCGACCGCATCGGCCAGCTCACCATGCGCAACCTCGACATTACCGACACCCGCGCCAAACTCGGCATCTACGCCGACAGCGGCCTGCTCTCGCTGGGCGAAGGCTCGGTGTTGCCGAAACTGGGCAGCGGCAAGTAAGCCAAAGCCGCAGCAAATAAAAGGCTACCTGAAAAACCATATTCGGTTTTCAGGTAGCCTTTTGCCGATACCCAATATCAATCTTGGCCGTATACGCCGTAATCGTAGCCGGCACAGAACGCGGTGCCGTTTTTAGTGCGAACGGTTGAATAGAAACATCTGTCTTGGCGGTCTTTGCCATGCACTGTTTCGCAAGCCTGCATGGCTTGGCGTGCTGCCACTCGGTCGTTTTTGTTCACGCCGATGAAGAAATCAGCGTTGGAACGCGGGTGGTTGGTGGCACCCACCACCACGGCGCAGGAGTTGCTCAATGTTTTGATAACCCTGCAATTGGAAGTGCGGCATTGCTTGAGTGCCTCTTCCACCGCCCGCTGCTCGGTACTAAAACCGCCAGCCCACATCATTTGGTTGCTGCCGAAATCGTTAGCGATGGCCATGTAAAACGGCGTGCGGCGCAGTTCCGCGATTTCGGCTTGCACCTCCGCCTCACGCTGCTCCCAGGCGCGTATTTCGGCGGCGGTGGGGCCGGAGTAGGTTGGCTGTTGCCGTACGGCATTGCGCTCGCGCTGTATCCGATCTGCTTCCGACTGCATGATGCCATTAAAGTTGTGCCATTGCTGCGAGCCAACCGGATAGGGGTTGGCATATGCCAAGCCCGCACTGCCCAATAGCACTGCCGCCAATACGCCCGCTGCCGTGTTCATCATTGATTGCTTCATCTTGCCGCTCCTGTTTGGAAAGGGGAATAAGGGTATTGCCGATGATCGGATTGTAACAAAAAACAAAATATTGTAAATCGTCTGCCATTGCTGAAAGGCTACCTGAAACCCATGTTTCGGTTTTAACTTCGTTGAGGCTTACGCTTTCAGGTAGCCTTTTTCAGCCAGCCTTTCGCACGCCGTCCGTTTGGTTGCCAGTTTGAGGTAAACGCGGTGGCGTGTGTGGCTGGATCAGGCCGCATCTGGGCATGCTGTTTTAACTTCGTTGAAACTCATGCTTTCAGGTAGCCTCCCGCTGCCTGCCCATGCGCTATAATGCCGCATCTTCAATCGTTCTGCCTGATGTCATGCCGCGCCGCCCGCCTTTCCAGCCCGATAAATCCCTCAGCCGCCCCGAGCGCGTATTGCTGGTGGGTGTGATGCTGGCCGACAGTTTCTCCGGCAGCAACGAGCAGCGCACCCGTGCTTTCCAAAACGTGTTGGACGAAGCCGCCGAGCTGGTGCACGCCGGCGGCGGGGAGTTGGTGCACGTTTCCACCGCCCGCCGCGACCGCCCCAGCGGCGCCTTGTTTGTGGGTAGCGGCAAAGCCGAGGAACTGGCAGCGGAAGTGCAGGCGCACAATATCGAATTGGCCGTGTTCAACCACGAGCTCACGCCCACGCAGGAGCGCAACCTCGAAGAGAAGCTGCAATGCCGCGTGCTCGACCGCGTGGGGCTGATTCTCGCCATTTTCGCCCAACGCGCGCAAAGCCAGGAAGGCCGCCTGCAAGTGGAGCTGGCGCAGCTCACCCACCTCTCCGGCCGCCTGGTGCGCGGCTACGGCCACCTGCAAAGCCAAAAAGGTGGCATCGGCCTCAAAGGCCCGGGCGAAACCCAGCTTGAAACCGACCGCCGCCTGATTGCCCAAAAAATCACCACCCTGAAAAAACGCCTTGCCGACGTGCGCCGCCAGCGTGCCACCCGCCGCAAAGCCCGCCAGCAGGGCAGCCTGCCCACTTTCGCCCTGGTGGGCTACACCAACACCGGCAAATCCAGTTTGTTCAACCGCCTCACCAAAGCCGACGTGTTGGCCAAAGACCAGCTCTTCGCCACGCTCGACACCACCGCCCGCCGCCTGTATCTCGACCGTGAGCACAGCATCATCCTTACCGACACCGTCGGCTTCGTGCGCGACCTGCCGCACCGCCTGGTGGCCGCCTTTTCCGCCACGCTGGAAGAAACCGCCCAAGCCGACGTATTGCTCCATGTGGCCGACGTTTCCCAGCCCGACTACGAGCAGCGCATGGAAGACGTCAACCGCGTGTTAGCCGAAATCGGCGCCGCCGATGTGCCACAGCTCTTGCTGTATAACAAAATCGACCTCCTGCCCGCCGAGCAGCAACAGCCCGGCATCCTGCGCAGCAAAAGCGGCCAAATCGCCGCCGTGCGCCTCTCTGTTACCCAAAGCCTGGGTTTAGAAGACTTGCGCCAGGCATTGATTGAGTGGGCGGATACGCATAGCAAGGCATCAGGCGGCAAAGAGGCTAGCTGAAACGGCTATAGCCGGAACGCTTTACTTTCTACGGCGTTGGCTTGCCTTTCCTCGGTTTGCTAGCGCGGGCTGAGGCGTATTACCCATGCGGTTTTTCCCAATTATTTATTGGTTGGAAAGGCTACCTGAAAGCGAAGCTAAAAATTTCAGGTAGCCTTTTTGATTTGAATTGCCCGGTGCTTACACATGGTGGATTCCAACGCGGAAAGGCTACCTGAAAAACCAAAAGCCGGGCATGAGCCCGGCCGGTTTAATTGATCAAAACCGTTTTCAGGTAGCCTCTGTCCGCTAAACCAGCTGCTCGCCCCAATGCAGTTTCTGGCGCAGGGTTTTGTAGTATTGGTAGTTGGTGGGGTGCAGCACGCGCAGGGTGTTGCGGTAGCGGCGGATGGTGAGGCGGTTCATGCTGTGCAGGTCGAGGTGGGATTGGCCGTCGAAATGCACGCGGGCGTTGTCGGCTTTGGTGATGAGGATTTCGATTTCGCAGCTGTCGGGCACCACAATGGGGCGGTTGGTCATGGATTGCGGGCAGATGGGCACGAGGGTGAGGGCGCGCAGGGTGGATTGCAGAATCGGCCCGCCGGCGGCCAGGGCGTAGGCGGTGGAACCGGTGGGGGTGGACACAATCAGCCCGTCGGAGCGTTGGGTATAGACAAACTCTTGGTTGATAAACACTTCAAATTCAATCATCTGCCCCAATCCGCCACGATTGATGACTACTTCGTTGAGGGCCAGCGCGGTGCAGTCGGATTCGTCGTGGCGCTGCGTGGTGCATTCGAGCATGATGCGCTCTTCGGGCAGGTATTGGCCGGCGAGCATGCGCGAAATGTCGGCAATCATGTTTTGGCGCGGCACTTGGGTGAGGAAGCCTAAATGCCCCAAATGTACGCCCATGATGGGGATGCGGTAGGGTGCGAGCTGGCGGGCTACGGATAAAAAGGTGCCGTCGCCGCCGAGCACCAGCACCAGATCGCAGCAGGTGCCCATGTTTTCTTTGGCCACCCGGCGGCAGCGTTCGGCCAGCGGGTTGGCAAGCAAAACATTGCTGCATTCTTCGTCTAGCAGCACTTCGAGCCCGTTTCCCAGAAAGAAGGCCACCAGCTCGCTCAGGGTTTCGCCCAAGTGCGGGGTGTTAGGGCGGGTAACGATGCCGATGCGGTGAAATTGGCTGTGTTTCATGGGTGAAATGGGGAAATTTACGTTAGGCCGAACTCTACCTGATTTTCAGGTAGCCTGAAAGGCGGGAGCGGGGCAGGGCGGGTCAGCGCTGTAGCATTCTTATTTTAGTTCACTATATTTTGTTTTCTAATCATGCGGCTGATAGAATGCCGCGCCGTGTGGCTTGATGTTTCAGGTAGCCTTTTGTGTGGTCACAGGCTGCCTGAAATCTAAAGCCGGAAAATCCATTTCTTTTTCAGGTAGCCTCATGCCGCAATCCACTCCGCCGCCGGCACTCGCCTTGCTCGGTCCCACCGCCGCCGGCAAAACCGCGCTCGCGCTTGCCTTGGCCGAAAAGCTGCCGCTGGAAATCGTCAGCCTCGATTCCGCACTAATTTACCGCGGCATGGACATCGGCACCGCCAAGCCCACTCCTGCCGAGCGCGCTGCCGTGCCGCATCATCTCATCGATATCATCAACCCGCCGCAAAGCTACAGCGTGGCCGATTTTTTGAACGATTGTTTGCGCCTGTGCCGTGAAATCCATGCGCGCGGCCGCCTACCGCTGATTGTGGGCGGCACCATGATGTACTACCACGCCCTCGTTAACGGCCTCAACAGCCTGCCCGCCGCCAATCCTGAAATCCGCCGCCAACTGCAAGAGCAAAAACAGCAACACGGCCTGCCACACCTGTATGCCCAACTGCAACAGGCCGACCCCGCCACCGCCGCCCGCCTCAATCCCGGCGACAGCCAGCGCATCGAACGCGCATTGGAAGTGTGGCTGCTCACCGGCCGGCCGCTCAGCCAACACTTCGCCGAACAGCCAAGCACCGCGCCGATGCTCTCCCTGCGCAGCATCGCCTTGATTCCGGCGCAGCGCGAACGGCTGCACCACAATATCGAACAGCGCTTCCACGCCATGTTGGAGCAAGGCTTTCTTGATGAAGTAGGCCGATTGCAAGTGCAATATCCTGAGCTCAATCCCGACTACCCCGCCGTACGCTGCGTGGGCTACCGCCAAGCTTGGGCACATCTGCAAGGCAAAACCGACCGTAATACTTTCATTGCCCAGGGTATTGCCGCCACCCGCCAGCTTGCCAAGCGCCAGCTCACCTGGCTGCGCAAACTGCCCGCCGATTTGGTGATCGACCCGTTTTCAGGTAGCCTCCGGCAACACAGCCAAACCCTTCATTCTTTTTGCCAACAACACTTCGCATGAGCACTCCCGCCCCGCCTCTTTCCGCCGCCGTTTCGCCGCCCTGTGTTAAGAAGCCTTGCTGTTGGTCGAAACTGCTGTAGCGCTGATTATCCTTGCCGTGTGGGGCTATTTCCGTCTCTGCCGGCACAGCTTGCGCGGGCAAACTCTGCCGATGAAAGTGTGGCGGCTACAGCTGTAAACCCCTGCCGGCAGCCGCCCCAGCCTGCGCCAGCTGCGCCTGCACTTCATCTGGGCTACTGTGCTGCTTCTGTCGCTTGCCTCATTCGGCATCCTACGCCAACCCCCCCTACCACCCCAAACCATGGCCGGCATGGTGTTGGCATGGTGGATACTGCCTATCGGCTTCGCCATCATACACTCTTTCCGACAATTTTTTACGACTACCTTGGCGGCACGGTTTTAACGGAGAAAGTGGCGGAAAGGAAGTAGTATTAGCTGCCGTACAAGGTGCTACCTGAAAGAGTAGTTTTGGCTAAACTTTTCATACATATTGCATTGGTTTGCCTTGCCGCACTCCTGTGTTGTCTTCGGCTTGACACTTATAATATGAAGAATAATTGCTTTAGTTATATCAATTATTAAGGTATGGAGATAAACGAAAAAACAGCCCGGAAAATCGGGCGACAATGAGACTTGAATTGGTGATTTAATTCATTGTTTATAAGATATTTTATTTTCATGTTGTGTTGATATACCCCCAAATATACCCCCATTTTGCACAAGTCAAAATCTTTCCCCTGTCGCGCGTGAGGCCGCTCGAAATTCCGAAGGTGCAAATTCTGCATATTGGGATTGCATGGGATTGATGTTTCAAATGGGGCTTTCATGGGGTTATTTTGCAAATGCGGTTCGGTTCGGGGGCAGGGCTCATGTTGCCGCTCCCTGAAATTTCCCGCCTTGGATTTCCCCATAAATCTAACTTGAAGCCGCTCTTGCTGCCTGCGCAAAGTCTTTAAACGCTCAGTAGGCCGTCTAGGATGCTCTAGGATTGCGTTTGTGTTGTCTGGTAGTTGGGATAGCCTGAATGGTGTAAATCGCGTTAAAACGCAAAATAGGGCATTCCACACGCTTACCTAGTTTTTGGTATGCGCTGACTTGCCTTCCTGCTTCCGGTGGGCAGGGGCGGTCGGTTGGTTTGGCAGGCGGCCACGGCAAGATTACGGCAAGGCTTGGAAACGGGGCTTCCCTTTTTTATATCTTTCAGAAACCCCAGGCGTAAGGATTTCCCACGGTCATGCGAAAACGCACGCCGAAGGTTTGCCGTGCCGTTGCCGGCATGTAATGGCTTGATGTGTAGAGAAGCCCCAAAGTTGGGGGCTGGTGTCGGGCGGCTCAGCAAGCAGGGCTTGGGGGTGGGACTGCCCCGCTTCAGGTAACCCGGAGCGGCTGCTCCCGTTCAGTCGGCCTGCAGGTGTCGGCAGGGGTAGGGCCCATGCAGGGCGGATAGTCTGCAAGGGATGGGGTGACAGAGGATGGCCGCCGTGTGTTTTTCCGCTCCCAAGTTTTCAGGTAGCCCGAAATTTTCCGCCGTGTGCCGCCCGTATGTTTCTGCCTATATTTTGTGCAAGAGGGTGAAAGAAAAAATGGGGGTATATATGGCTTATATATAGGACTTCAGAAATTGAAGTAACTCGGAGGCCAAAAATGGCCTGACTACTTCAGTTTTTGAAGTAATTGCCCATTTTTTAGGCAAGCGTTACTTCAGAAATTGAAGTAATGGCGGCTTAATTACTTCAGTTTTTGAAGTACAAGAATTAATTTTGTTTGAATGAATTTGTTACTGTATAACACAAAGCGCCTCCTGTTCCCTAGGTATGGCAATCGGGGTCTTGCCCCTGCTCCGGTTGCTGAAAACTTGTCAAAACTTGTCATCTTCCGGCTTGCCTGGTGCAGCAGGTTCACTACCTAGTGCAGGTGGTTCACTAGGTGGTGCATTTGGTTCACCGGCTCCGCCCGAATCAGCGGCGGGAAACCTAACAAAACCCTACATTGCCACACGGGCAAAACCTCATAAAACCTCACTCCGAAGTTCGGAAATAAATCCGGCTCTCGGATTTCAATCCGAACTACCGGGGAATGCAAAACACCAGCGCGGCGGCTGGTGTCTGGTTTTTCAGGTAGCCTTATCTCGGTTGCGTTGAACCATGCTTCGCGGTTGGCGTGGATGGGCAGGCCTTGATAATCCAGTTTGATGATATTCATGCCTTACCCTCCTGCCTTAGCCAGTAGCGGCCACGTTTCACGGTTTGGCCGAACTGGTTTCTTGTCCGTTCCATGATGCAGACGATGTTATGCCCCGCCTGCCGTAGTTCGCAAATGCGGGCGTTGTAGCCCATGATGCCCATTTGGTGCATATCGTAGGCGGTAAGGCTCTGCCCGCTCTGCAGGGCGGAGAGGATGCGCTGGTTTTGCGTAGGGATGGTAGAATGGCGGGTAGTGGTAATTCCCTTTGTTTGGCCGTTCGGATGCTTGGCGTTCGGGCGGTTTTTGTTTTGCATGGCTCGTCCTCCTTAGCGGTTTTCGGCCAGCTTGCAGATGTAGCCGTCAATCTCTGATTGCAGCCAGCCGGTGGTATTGGCAGAAATCTTGAAGGGTTTGGGAAAGTCGGGGCGGTATAGCCGGTGCTTAGGGTTGTTCCAGTTCCAAAGGGTGGAGAGGGAAACGCCGAACAGGGCAGCGGCTTGTTTGGGGCGGATGATGCTTTGTTGCATGGTTTGATACCTCGTTAGCTGTTGTTGGATAACGGGGCAAAGAATAAGCCGCCTCGTGGGCGGCTTGTCCTAATTAGGTTCGGCTCAATCCTAATTAGGTTTATCTTGAAAGGCGTTCCATGCCTCGGCTGATATATTTGCTGATGGTATCTGTACTGGGTGGCTTGCCTAGTTTGTCTGCTTGCCTCTCCCATTCTTGACGTATGGTTTCGGCTGCTTCGTATGGTTTGCCACAATCGGTTTTTGTGTACATGCAGGCAAGGGCGGCGATGATTTCTGCCTGCGTGTTTTCGGCTCTTCGTTGTTGCGGGGTGCTTGCAGGCGTAGATTCTGCCGGCTTTGTCTCTTTATGGTCGGGTTGGGTAGTTTGAATTTCAGGTTTGCTCCCTTCCCAAGCCTGAAAATATTTCAATCCGCATGTATTTTTCAAAAAATCAACTACGGCTTTTTTCTCTAGATAAGTATCTAAATATTTATTAGGCACTACAAAAGTCGGGTCATCTCCCCAAACGCCATCATCAAGACAACCATAGATAACTACAAATTCAAGAAAACACAATAACGGTTTTTTATAATCAACCTGTTCGTATCTCCCTGATACGTTTTTAATAAAACATATTTCATCTACTCGTCTGAATGGTATGTCGTCAATATGGCTTTCCTCATATTTTTGCAAAAGAAATTTTGCCGTCTCTTTAAGGCTCGGATTGTCGCTATCTAGGCTCTGAACTAGCAAGATAACATCTGTTATCAGGATATATTTATCATCATCTTTGTAGATTTCAGAAATAAATCCCATATCAAATATCCTCAAATTATTTTCAGGTGGTCTGAAGCAGGTTCAAGCGGTCAATCTTCTGCAAAATCCACGGGCGGGCGTTGCGCTTTGCTGCGAGGGGGAATTTCAAGTTCTATATCGGTGGCGGTATCGGGATAGTTCAGGCTTTGCAGCGCCTCTAGTGCGTTGCCTGTGATGATGGCTGGCATGGTGTTCTCCTTTTGTTCGTTTGTAGCCCTGTTCGTTCAGGATGCTGCTTGCCAAACTGCGGAAGCCGTGCGGTGTGGCAATGCCCTTATAGCCCATGCCGTTCATGATTTTGCCTAGGGTGTTTTCGCTGATATGGCCGTTTTGTTTGGTACGGCTGGGGAATAGATAGGAGGTATTGCCGGTTAAGTCTTGCAGCTCCCGCAACAGCTCTAGCGCCCAATCGGAAAGCGGCACGGTATGGCTGCGTTTCATCTTCATGCGCTCGGCAGGAATAATCCATTGCGCTGCGGCAAAATCCACTTCTGCCCATTGTCCGCCGCGTAGTTCGGTATTACGTACAAACACCAGCATCAGCAGCAATAGGGCGATTTTATTTGCCGGTTCAATCTCGGCCAGTATCAGGCGGCAGTAAAACTCCATCAGTTCTTCACGCGGCAGGGCTGCTCGGTTTTTGGGCGGTTGCTTGGCAATGTATTTGCGCAATGCACGGGCGGGGTTGCGGTCGGTTACTTCCAGCATGGCCGCATAATCGAAAACTGCGCCTATCCATTCCCTTACTTTTTCGGCGGTGTTGCTCACGCCCCGCGCTGTGATGCGGTCTAAGACTTGTTTGATTTGCCCTACCGTGATGCTGTCTATCGGTATTTCTCCAATCAGCGGGAAAACGTCGGTTTCAAAATAACGCATGATGCGCTCTGCATGGTTTGGCTTCCAGCGGTGCAGATTGTCGGCGTGCCAGCGGCGGGCAAGGGCTTCAAAGGTATTTAGGGCGGCGGCTTTTCGCTCTTGTTTTTCCTGTTGCTTGGCGGCAGCGGGGTCTTGCCCGCCTGACAGCAGACGGTGGGCGTTTTCGGCAGCTTGCCGGGCTTCGGATAGGGAAACGGCAGGATACTTGCCGATAGTCAGCGTTTTTTCTTTACCGTCGATACGGTATTTCCAGCGGAAGATTTTACCGCCTGCCGGGGTAACTTCCAGATACAGGCGGCCGCCGTCAAATAGCTTGGCTTTCTTTCCTGTGCCGGTAGGTTTCGCGTTCTTGATTTGGCGGTCGTTCAGGGGCATTCTGGGGGTATATTTTTGAGGGTATTTTCTGGATGCCCCCAATCATACCCCCACAAAAGGGGCAATTCAATTAGACGGCATTAGACGGGATTAGCTGAATAGGGAAGGGGAAAGGATAGACTGAATCAGCCTGAAATCCTTGCCTGTATTGAATTTGGCTAATTGCATTGGATGGCGTTAGACGTAAAAAAACAGCCCGAAAAATTGGGCTGTTTTGTGAAGATGGTGCCGACAATGAGACTTGAACTCATACGACCTACGGTCACTACCCCCTCAAGATAGCGTGTCTACCAATTCCACCATGTCGGCTGAAAAATCAGAATTTGTTTTTACTCCGGAATAACCGGTTTGCTGGCTGCTGCTGGTTGCGAAGCGGCTGGAGCGTGCTGCTGTGCTGCAGCAGGTGCATCCAACCCCAGTTTGTTACCGCTGCCCTGCTTGGAGGAAATGATGCTGAGTGCCAAACAGCAGCAGAAAAATACAGTAGCGGCGATAGCAGTGCTGCGGCTGAGGAAGTTGGCGCTGCCGGCAGAACCGAATACGCCTTGCGCGCTGCCGGTGCCAAAAGCCGCACCAGCATCAGCACCCTTGCCCTGCTGCATCAGCACTAAGCCGATGACAGCAATCGAGGCAAAGCCACCAATAATCATAATAAGGGTTTTAAAAGCTTCCATGTTTGTTTCGCTATTTATTGCTTTGCTGCGGCTTGAACGATGGCGGCAAAACTGTCGGCCTGCAAGGATGCGCCGCCGACTAAGGCACCGTCTACATTAGGCAGGGTCAGGATGGTTTGTGCGTTTTGTGCATTGACACTGCCGCCGTAAAGAGCGCGAATACTAGCACTCTTGTTGGCGAAAGACAAGAGTTCCGTGTAAATAAAAGCGTGCATATCGGCAATTTGTTCGGCAGAGGCCATCTGGCCGGTACCGATAGCCCACACCGGCTCGTAGGCAACGGCAATATGGGGCATGGCTTTGCCGCGCAGTACAGAGAGTTGCCCGGCCACTACAGCCTGCTCCTGGGCGGCTTGGCGTTGGGCTAGAGTTTCGCCCACGCACAGAATCGGAGTAAGACCGGTGGCTAAGGCGTTGTCTAGTTTGGCAGAGAGGAATTCGTTGTTTTCGCCGAAATACTGGCGGCGTTCAGAGTGGCCGAGCAGAACGAATTGTGCGCCAAGGTCGGCCAGCATGGCGGCAGAGGTTTCGCCGGTAAATGCGCCATCTTTATCGAAGCGGCTGACGTCTTGTGCGCCCACTGGTAGGGTGGAGGCGGCTTGTTTGAAGTCGAGCAGATAGGGCAGGGGGACGGCAATGCCAGTGCTAACGTTTTCAGGTAGCCTTTGTGCCGTCCAAGCTTGGGCAAATGCCGCTGTTGATCTGCGGCGGCCGTTCATTTTCCAGTTGCCGATAATCCAGGGTTGTTGCCAATTCATGCTGTACCGTCCTTTCGGTTGCGGGATGGTTGGGGCTTATTCTGCGTGGTTGGTCGCAGTTTGGGGTTGCTCTGCTGCAGTAGTCAGGCGTGCCATTTGGGTGGCGATACCTCGTTCGATTTTGGCCATGGAGCCGGATTCAACTTCGTGGTAGGCCTCGAGTAGAGCGTATTTGAAGGCTTCTACGTCTGCGCCGCCGTGGCTTTTGATCACGATGCCGCGCAGGCCGAGGAAGATGGCGCCGTTAAACTTGCGCGGGTCGAGGCGGTTTTTGAAGCCGCGCAGGGTGGGCAGTGCCAGCAGGGCAGCCAGTTTGTTTAGCCAGTTGCGGCTGAATTCTTCGCGGATAATGCTGCCGATAAATTTAACCGCACCTTCAATGGCTTTCAGTACGGCGTTGCCAGTAAAGCCGTCAGCCACGACAACATCGATTTCGCCACTGAACACAGCGTTGCCTTCCACGTTGCCAACAAAATTCAGCGGGCTTTGTTGCAACAGGTGGTGTGCTTCTTTAATCACGCTACCGCCTTTGATGTCTTCAGTACCGACATTAAGCAGGCCGATACGCGGTTGGCTGTTGCGCGGATACATGGCGCCGAACAGTTCGCCGCCCATCACGGCAAATTGCAACAGCTGGGCGGCGGAGCAATCCACGTTGGCGCCCAAATCCAGCATCAGGGCGAGGCCGCCGCCTTTAGAGGGCATGAATTTGGCAATTG from Eikenella exigua encodes the following:
- the argG gene encoding argininosuccinate synthase codes for the protein MNHTNATILQTLPVGQKVGIAFSGGLDTSAALLWMKLKGALPYAYTANLGQPDEDDYNAIPQKAMEYGAQNARLIDCRAQLAHEGIAAIQCGAFHVSTGGVPYFNTTPLGRAVTGTMLVSAMKEDDVNIWGDGSTYKGNDIERFYRYGLLTNPALKIYKPWLDQQFIDELGGRHEMSEFLIANGFQYKMSVEKAYSTDSNMLGATHEAKDLEFLNSGIKIVKPIMGVAFWDESVEVKPEEVSVRFEEGVPVALNGQTFADAVELFLEANRIGGRHGLGMSDQIENRIIEAKSRGIYEAPGMALLHIAYERLLTGIHNEDTIEQYRINGLRLGRLLYQGRWFDSQALMLRETAQRWVAKAITGEVTLELRRGNDYSILNTESPNLTYAPERLSMEKVENAAFTPLDRIGQLTMRNLDITDTRAKLGIYADSGLLSLGEGSVLPKLGSGK
- a CDS encoding DUF4189 domain-containing protein — its product is MKQSMMNTAAGVLAAVLLGSAGLAYANPYPVGSQQWHNFNGIMQSEADRIQRERNAVRQQPTYSGPTAAEIRAWEQREAEVQAEIAELRRTPFYMAIANDFGSNQMMWAGGFSTEQRAVEEALKQCRTSNCRVIKTLSNSCAVVVGATNHPRSNADFFIGVNKNDRVAARQAMQACETVHGKDRQDRCFYSTVRTKNGTAFCAGYDYGVYGQD
- the hflX gene encoding GTPase HflX produces the protein MPRRPPFQPDKSLSRPERVLLVGVMLADSFSGSNEQRTRAFQNVLDEAAELVHAGGGELVHVSTARRDRPSGALFVGSGKAEELAAEVQAHNIELAVFNHELTPTQERNLEEKLQCRVLDRVGLILAIFAQRAQSQEGRLQVELAQLTHLSGRLVRGYGHLQSQKGGIGLKGPGETQLETDRRLIAQKITTLKKRLADVRRQRATRRKARQQGSLPTFALVGYTNTGKSSLFNRLTKADVLAKDQLFATLDTTARRLYLDREHSIILTDTVGFVRDLPHRLVAAFSATLEETAQADVLLHVADVSQPDYEQRMEDVNRVLAEIGAADVPQLLLYNKIDLLPAEQQQPGILRSKSGQIAAVRLSVTQSLGLEDLRQALIEWADTHSKASGGKEAS
- a CDS encoding NAD(+) kinase, with the protein product MKHSQFHRIGIVTRPNTPHLGETLSELVAFFLGNGLEVLLDEECSNVLLANPLAERCRRVAKENMGTCCDLVLVLGGDGTFLSVARQLAPYRIPIMGVHLGHLGFLTQVPRQNMIADISRMLAGQYLPEERIMLECTTQRHDESDCTALALNEVVINRGGLGQMIEFEVFINQEFVYTQRSDGLIVSTPTGSTAYALAAGGPILQSTLRALTLVPICPQSMTNRPIVVPDSCEIEILITKADNARVHFDGQSHLDLHSMNRLTIRRYRNTLRVLHPTNYQYYKTLRQKLHWGEQLV
- the miaA gene encoding tRNA (adenosine(37)-N6)-dimethylallyltransferase MiaA encodes the protein MPQSTPPPALALLGPTAAGKTALALALAEKLPLEIVSLDSALIYRGMDIGTAKPTPAERAAVPHHLIDIINPPQSYSVADFLNDCLRLCREIHARGRLPLIVGGTMMYYHALVNGLNSLPAANPEIRRQLQEQKQQHGLPHLYAQLQQADPATAARLNPGDSQRIERALEVWLLTGRPLSQHFAEQPSTAPMLSLRSIALIPAQRERLHHNIEQRFHAMLEQGFLDEVGRLQVQYPELNPDYPAVRCVGYRQAWAHLQGKTDRNTFIAQGIAATRQLAKRQLTWLRKLPADLVIDPFSGSLRQHSQTLHSFCQQHFA
- a CDS encoding helix-turn-helix domain-containing protein; translated protein: MQNKNRPNAKHPNGQTKGITTTRHSTIPTQNQRILSALQSGQSLTAYDMHQMGIMGYNARICELRQAGHNIVCIMERTRNQFGQTVKRGRYWLRQEGKA
- a CDS encoding helix-turn-helix transcriptional regulator, producing MQQSIIRPKQAAALFGVSLSTLWNWNNPKHRLYRPDFPKPFKISANTTGWLQSEIDGYICKLAENR
- a CDS encoding tyrosine-type recombinase/integrase gives rise to the protein MPLNDRQIKNAKPTGTGKKAKLFDGGRLYLEVTPAGGKIFRWKYRIDGKEKTLTIGKYPAVSLSEARQAAENAHRLLSGGQDPAAAKQQEKQERKAAALNTFEALARRWHADNLHRWKPNHAERIMRYFETDVFPLIGEIPIDSITVGQIKQVLDRITARGVSNTAEKVREWIGAVFDYAAMLEVTDRNPARALRKYIAKQPPKNRAALPREELMEFYCRLILAEIEPANKIALLLLMLVFVRNTELRGGQWAEVDFAAAQWIIPAERMKMKRSHTVPLSDWALELLRELQDLTGNTSYLFPSRTKQNGHISENTLGKIMNGMGYKGIATPHGFRSLASSILNEQGYKRTKGEHHASHHHRQRTRGAAKPELSRYRHRYRT
- the secG gene encoding preprotein translocase subunit SecG yields the protein MEAFKTLIMIIGGFASIAVIGLVLMQQGKGADAGAAFGTGSAQGVFGSAGSANFLSRSTAIAATVFFCCCLALSIISSKQGSGNKLGLDAPAAAQQHAPAASQPAAASKPVIPE